A region from the Lolium perenne isolate Kyuss_39 chromosome 4, Kyuss_2.0, whole genome shotgun sequence genome encodes:
- the LOC127296096 gene encoding uncharacterized protein yields MDEHGGVPFPHLKTGRNQKLQLKAYAKTDAELPESQRQTGTDCIPVMVSITAPSGMEAQREPVDLVVVLHVRKGRNVPEKWQELLKVALEIVTGKLETKDCLAVVPFMPSLLPMSEKNAKAVFEKYKPESIQTDTSLVIDLESAESIFNGRTYEDKKKRAGYIVVISNSEDDINSLLTWRFLSVHAFGFRGAHNAWTIHTIASSRDCSYAILDDELGRITQAFAATIDRITSAVAVMPIEIQLRCEEKVHLSGLIGSPRISYSISDNKKNGTIWPRAHLPDVPTNFVVLLYTGNLRNDECIDLSKVLKVSAKYYQNPRASQARTTTNFPKGQDGIGEVLGEEVEVDTVSKDMPGSKEVAAEIVRLEAVRIIHEIIEENKPDWDQLRAAAVKQRDRWTKLEKYNEGDDEDGKKNLEIKEVVGEIILENKTDWEKLRAAADRLRKGWITLKNSRCGWAAGELISSLSLEMQEMETRLYNNYMWPEYLLSWKSHQWWQLPLPPLFMDKLDTKDDPLLRLRITAHVDDIPRHKKGLPVLVQVMAPEVGLAKAKRAPVDVVALLDTEKKTKKKRELLIKAMEVIMDKLGHQDRMAIIPVQTATTQTAARFMDMSKQGRRETSIKLKSIVVKKPAPAAPYTVPSATQTSHGRDHSKFIKFITNCLGIAPTISPTLIPSPALSGSDVTDDGTKLWEALKDAEKLLDDHRKKDHIGFIIVISDGNGDFVRQETLTSKYTMHAFGFRECGTHNIRAMHYIANSSSDGIYAIIDDHLNQVTCAYKACINKITSTLTVTTEVGILCSNSSNEVAISTVNSGKFVSAIAKKEAAIFVGALYAGAVRNFIVYVEKVYMVSEEDYANFSKLFTIDIKWLNAFTSKDVPANSGALPSVNDSAENKEKLDGQVVIVRDGSDESKESKEVMTDIIVRFKAVKIIREVTNPNYKKEVLIERLQNICNGNTRLVRDILTMVSNLRRDIDILSHMLSWETFQGLSEHPPMK; encoded by the exons ATGGATGAGCACGGCGGGGTGCCTTTCCCCCATCTGAAAACAGGAAGAAATCAG AAGCTACAGCTGAAAGCCTATGCGAAGACTGATGCCGAGTTGCCGGAGAGCCAACGCCAGACGGGGACGGACTGCATCCCAGTGATGGTGAGCATCACGGCGCCTTCCGGAATGGAAGCGCAGCGGGAGCCCGTCGACCTTGTCGTCGTCCTCCATGTCCGCAAAGGCCGCAATGTGCCGGAGAAGTGGCAGGAGCTGCTCAAAGTGGCCCTGGAGATCGTCACTGGGAAGCTCGAAACCAAGGACTGTCTGGCTGTTGTACCCTTCATGCCAAGCTTATTGCCGATGTCCGAAAAAAATGCCAAAGCTGTATTTGAAAAATATAAACCGGAAAGCATCCAAACCGACACCTCGCTAGTGATAGATCTGGAATCCGCCGAATCG ATTTTCAATGGTCGGACATACGAGGATAAGAAGAAGCGCGCTGGTTATATCGTCGTCATCTCCAACAGCGAGGATGACATAAACTCCCTCCTCACTTGGAGGTTCCTCAGTGTCCACGCCTTCGGCTTCCGCGGTGCGCACAATGCATGGACCATTCACACCATTGCCAGCAGCCGAGATTGCAGTTACGCTATCTTGGACGACGAGCTCGGCCGGATCACTCAAGCCTTCGCTGCCACCATCGACAGGATCACCTCCGCCGTAGCCGTCATGCCAATAGAGATCCAGCTTAGGTGCGAAGAGAAGGTGCATCTATCTGGATTAATCGGCTCCCCCCGCATCAGCTACTCCATCTCCGACAACAAGAAGAATGGTACCATCTGGCCCCGGGCTCACCTCCCTGACGTGCCGACCaacttcgtcgtcctcctctacACCGGCAACCTTAGGAACGATGAATGCATAGATTTGTCCAAGGTGCTCAAAGTTTCTGCCAAGTACTACCAGAATCCGAGAGCGTCCCAGGCGCGGACAACAACAAACTTCCCCAAAGGCCAAGACGGCATCGGGGAAGTGCTgggcgaggaggtggaggtggacacCGTCTCAAAGGACATGCCCGGATCCAAGGAGGTGGCTGCTGAGATCGTCCGGTTAGAGGCTGTTAGAATCATCCATGAAATCATTGAAGAGAATAAACCAGACTGGGATCAGCTCCGGGCCGCCGCTGTAAAGCAGCGCGACCGGTGGACCAAACTAGAGAAATACAATGAAGGTGACGATGAGGACGGGAAAAAAAATCTGGAGATAAAAGAGGTCGTCGGTGAGATAATCCTTGAGAACAAAACTGATTGGGAAAAGCTCCGCGCCGCGGCAGACAGGCTGAGAAAAGGATGGATCACACTCAAGAATTCGAGATGCGGTTGGGCGGCGGGAGAGCTAATATCCAGTCTCTCCTTGGAGATGCAAGAGATGGAGACGAGGCTGTACAATAACTACATGTGGCCTGAGTACCTACTATCGTGGAAGTCACACCAGTGGTGGCAACTGCCTCTGCCACCACTCTTCATGGACAAGCTAGACACTAAAGATGATCCTCTTCTGCGGCTGAGGATCACTGCACATGTCGATGATATCCCAAGGCACAagaaaggcctcccggtgctggtgcaGGTCATGGCGCCAGAGGTGGGGCTGGCCAAGGCGAAGCGTGCACCAGTTGATGTGGTCGCCCTGCTCGACACGGAGAAGAAAACTAAGAAGAAGCGGGAGCTGCTCATCAAGGCCATGGAGGTCATCATGGACAAGCTTGGCCACCAGGACCGCATGGCCATAATACCGGTCCAAACCGCCACCACCCAAACTGCAGCTCGGTTCATGGACATGTCTAAACAAGGCCGGAGGGAGACCTCCATCAAGTTGAAGTCTATCGTGGTCAAGAAACCAGCCCCGGCCGCGCCTTACACTGTCCCCAGCGCCACGCAG ACATCACACGGGAGAGACCACAGTAAATTCATCAAGTTCATAACGAACTGCCTCGGCATTGCCCCCACCATCTCGCCCACGCTCATCCCCAGTCCTGCGCTCTCAGGAAGTGATGTTACCGATGATGGCACCAAGCTGTGGGAGGCATTGAAGGATGCTGAGAAG CTATTGGATGACCACAGAAAAAAGGATCATATCGGCTTCATCATCGTCATCTCCGACGGCAATGGTGACTTCGTCCGCCAAGAAACTCTGACATCAAAATACACTATGCATGCTTTCGGCTTCCGTGAGTGTGGCACACACAACATTAGGGCCATGCACTACATTGCCAATAGCTCCAGCGATGGCATCTATGCCATCATCGATGATCACCTGAATCAGGTCACATGTGCCTACAAGGCCTGTATCAACAAAATCACCTCCACACTCACCGTTACTACAGAAGTTGGTATTTTGTGCAGCAATTCCTCCAATGAAGTAGCTATATCCACCGTTAATTCTGGAAAATTCGTATCTGCTATTGCGAAGAAAGAGGCAGCTATCTTTGTTGGTGCCCTATATGCTGGTGCTGTGAGGAATTTCATAGTGTATGTGGAAAAGGTTTACATGGTTAGCGAAGAGGACTATGCCAACTTCTCCAAGTTATTCACGATTGATATAAAATGGTTGAATGCGTTCACCAGCAAGGATGTCCCAGCAAATTCAGGAGCTTTGCCAAGTGTCAACGACTCTGCCGAGAACAAGGAGAAGCTCGATGGACAAGTGGTCATTGTGAGGGATGGATCTGATGAATCCAAAGAATCCAAAGAGGTAATGACGGATATTATTGTTCGTTTCAAGGCTGTCAAAATCATCCGTGAGGTTACTAATCCCAATTACAAGAAAGAAGTGTTAATTGAAAGGCTACAAAATATTTGCAACGGTAACACAAGACTGGTAAGGGATATTCTGACGATGGTGTCCAACTTGCGTAGGGATATAGATATTCTATCGCATATGCTCTCGTGGGAAACATTTCAAGGATTGTCTGAACATCCACCCATGAAATAG